The proteins below are encoded in one region of Danio rerio strain Tuebingen ecotype United States chromosome 12, GRCz12tu, whole genome shotgun sequence:
- the nbr1a gene encoding NBR1 autophagy cargo receptor a isoform X4 has product MNLPVTVKVNFRGNVKKFPVLDTNKAQWETVEAWIKTTFGLSHFQVKYFDEDNEEVCINSQDEYTEALKSAFKQANQLHMNVYKMKGQAEGGAVKAELKELKIDPRPAPPYRARVKMADKETQVTPERESAVAKENKGMKTEEEAVPTWFKSYMDRFKDQVVREVVDRMCSEFSGQCCTHRASDPPAEEPSTSGTQKPVSSTTLRASSSTPNCSSCKGPATGGGYQCSVCPSCILCEPCSHKHDPSHNLKRTRTPLSVPERGVTPEPRFLRRGDRTVRKAERQRLKAERRQLKAEVKEIKKKLRLEKRGLLWSGASNGTSTSGLAPAPAPSLGAGPAPAPALCPDPQTSSPEGPKVSGSTLVPTMTALFLDENLPDGTCLEPGTKFIKYWKMRNTGNISWTSDTKLKFMWGNLTLGSREQKEVAVPFLQPGQVGVVSVAFVAPLLEGTYTSHWRLAHCGVQFGPRVWCSIVVVPSTGQKPSIHCSKSLRTDLCLMGKDGMFWSGTRDCEVSASSRREYCIPSVDLLTAQDLLSFELLDINIVQELEKVPANAPSDMTSCVSPTLHHGALFGKHGTGQSKVEVGRSCRKKIQVLQPQRQNELLDVPGNEEGDEDISGTQFVCETVIRSLTLEEEPERKPQRRARPSLRRHDVPNPVRFKERSVPVKNDRPVINRPEAPVPVSKPIITDEPVFPVFTEALIGSNENLYTDPAAQEENEEEAEQKGRENEQEKEEEAGEWDEVSSQVSSASSEDYIVILPDCFDTSRPLGESMYSSAMSQAAVPLANGPEAPQNPSTAEGENEEPSPVAVLQNSLNRMLSTSQILDTPPLIPEMVPVPVALSPPPSLRTHRSVRSHDVESEPGDENTSCQPEDDSSGCRSAHLEAPVSAFETCGPQDPRARNGGLTEGLVKGALSVAASAYKALFTGQSTPAQRPEVDPACEDASLMAVLQEMGFSNQPLNQRLLRKHHYNLLDVVNELVQLTDSEWHISRH; this is encoded by the exons ATGAACCTCCCCGTCACTGTCAAAGTGAACTTTAGGGGCAACGTGAAGAAATTTCCAGTCTTGGACACGAACAAAGCACAGTGGGAGACTGTGGAGGCCTGG ATTAAAACTACTTTCGGCTTGAGCCATTTTCAAGTGAAATATTTTGACGAGGACAACGAAGAG gTGTGCATAAACAGTCAAG ATGAATATACAGAAGCTCTAAAG agTGCGTTTAAACAAGCCAACCAGCTCCACATGAATGTCTATAAGATGAAGGGTCAGGCAGAGGGTGGTGCAGTTAAGGCAGAGCTGAAGGAACTAAAGATAGACCCCAGACCAGCTCCGCCATATCGAGCTAGGGTCAAGATGGCAGACAAAGAGACCCAGGTGACCCCCGAGCGGGAATCG GCTGTGGCCAAAGAAAACAAAGGGATGAAAACTGAAGAAGAAGCAGTCCCCACTTGGTTTAAATCCTACATGGACAGG TTCAAAGACCAAGTGGTAAGGGAGGTGGTGGACAGGATGTGCAGTGAGTTTTCTGGCCAGTGTTGCACACACAGAGCCTCAGATCCTCCTGCAGAGGAACCAAGCACCTCTGGCACACAGAAACCAGTCAGCTCCACCACACTGAGGGCCTCTAGCTCAACTCCAAATTGCAGTAGTTGCAAAGGACCAGCCACTGGGGGAGGATATCAGTGCAG TGTTTGTCCATCTTGCATCTTATGCGAGCCATGCAGTCATAAACACGATCCCAGCCATAACCTAAAGAGAACAAGGACTCCTCTGTCTGTCCCTGAACGTGGAGTTACCCCTGAACCCAG GTTTCTGAGGCGGGGTGACAGGACGGTGAGAAAGGCGGAGAGGCAGCGTCTAAAAGCAGAGCGGAGGCAGCTGAAGGCTGAGGTGAAGGAGATCAAGAAGAAGCTGAGGCTGGAGAAGAGAGGTCTGCTGTGGAGTGGAGCCTCCAACGGGACCAGCACCTCAGGCCTTGCTCCCGCTCCCGCCCCGTCTCTAGGTGCAGGACCAGCCCCAGCTCCGGCCCTGTGCCCAGACCCTCAAACTTCCAGTCCAGA GGGTCCCAAGGTCTCCGGCTCCACCTTGGTGCCCACAATGACTGCCTTGTTTCTGGATGAGAATCTACCAGATGGCACTTGTCTGGAGCCAGGCACCAAGTTCATCAAGTACTGGAAGATGAGGAACACTGGCAACATCAGCTGGACTTCCGACACTAAG TTGAAGTTCATGTGGGGCAACCTGACCCTGGGATCACGAGAGCAAAAAGAGGTCGCAGTGCCCTTTCTGCAGCCGGGGCAGGTTGGCGTGGTGAGTGTGGCATTTGTGGCACCCCTGCTGGAGGGCACCTACACGTCTCACTGGCGCCTGGCACATTGTGGTGTGCAGTTTGGGCCCAGAGTGTGGTGTAGCATTGTGGTGGTGCCAAGCACAGGGCAGAAACCCAGCATCCACTGCAGCAAATCACTG AGGACTGATCTGTGTCTAATGGGGAAAGACGGCATGTTCTGGTCAGGCACCAGAGACTGTGAAGTGTCGGCCAGCTCCAGAAGAGAATACTGCATCCCCTCTGTTGACTTGCTGACAGCACAG GATCTGCTGTCCTTTGAGTTACTGGATATAAACATTGTGCAAGAATTGGAGAAAGTCCCAGCCAATGCCCCATCTG ATATGACCTCCTGTGTATCTCCAACTCTTCACCATGGAGCTTTGTTTGGGAAGCACGGAACAGGACAAAGCAAAGTCGAAGTTGGACGTTCATGCAGGAAGAAAATTCAAG TCCTGCAGCCTCAGAGACAAAACGAGCTTCTGGATGTTCCAGGCAATGAGGAAGGAGACGAAGACATCAGTGGCACTCAGTTTGTGTGTGAGACTGTGATTCGCTCTCTGACTCTTGAGGAGGAACCAGAACGCAAACCTCAACGCAGAGCACGGCCCAGCCTGAGGAGGCATGATG TTCCAAATCCTGTTCGCTTTAAGGAGAGATCAGTGCCGGTGAAGAATGACAGACCAGTCATAAACAGGCCTGAGGCTCCAGTTCCTGTGTCAAAGCCAATCATAACAGATGAACCTGTCTTTCCAG TTTTTACAGAGGCATTGATTGGCTCAAATGAAAACCTCTACACCGACCCAGCTGCACAGGAGGAGAATGAAGAGGAAGCGGAACAAAAGGGACGTGAAAATGAgcaagaaaaagaggaagaagcAGGAGAGTGGGATGAGGTGAGCAGCCAGGTGTCCTCTGCCTCATCTGAGGACTACATTGTCATCCTGCCTGACTGCTTCGATACTTCCAGGCCCCTGGGAGAATCGATGTATAGCTCTGCAATGTCCCAGGCTGCAGTACCTCTTGCCAATGGGCCAGAGGCACCGCAAAACCCAAGCACGGCTGAAGGAGAGAATGAAGAGCCAAGCCCTGTCGCAGTTCTTCAGAACAGCCTGAACCGGATGCTGTCCACCTCTCAGATACTGGACACTCCTCCTCTGATTCCAGAAATGGTTCCTGTGCCTGTCGCTCTGTCACCACCGCCGTCTCTCCGAACACACAG ATCAGTGAGATCTCATGATGTTGAGTCAGAACCAGGGGATGAGAACACCTCATGCCAACCCGAGGATGACTCAAGCG GTTGCAGATCAGCTCATTTAGAGGCCCCTGTTAGTGCCTTTGAGACCTGTGGCCCCCAGGATCCCCG
- the nbr1a gene encoding NBR1 autophagy cargo receptor a isoform X3 yields MNLPVTVKVNFRGNVKKFPVLDTNKAQWETVEAWIKTTFGLSHFQVKYFDEDNEEVCINSQDEYTEALKSAFKQANQLHMNVYKMKGQAEGGAVKAELKELKIDPRPAPPYRARVKMADKETQVTPERESAVAKENKGMKTEEEAVPTWFKSYMDRFKDQVVREVVDRMCSEFSGQCCTHRASDPPAEEPSTSGTQKPVSSTTLRASSSTPNCSSCKGPATGGGYQCSVCPSCILCEPCSHKHDPSHNLKRTRTPLSVPERGVTPEPRFLRRGDRTVRKAERQRLKAERRQLKAEVKEIKKKLRLEKRGLLWSGASNGTSTSGLAPAPAPSLGAGPAPAPALCPDPQTSSPEGPKVSGSTLVPTMTALFLDENLPDGTCLEPGTKFIKYWKMRNTGNISWTSDTKLKFMWGNLTLGSREQKEVAVPFLQPGQVGVVSVAFVAPLLEGTYTSHWRLAHCGVQFGPRVWCSIVVVPSTGQKPSIHCSKSLRTDLCLMGKDGMFWSGTRDCEVSASSRREYCIPSVDLLTAQDLLSFELLDINIVQELEKVPANAPSDMTSCVSPTLHHGALFGKHGTGQSKVEVGRSCRKKIQVLQPQRQNELLDVPGNEEGDEDISGTQFVCETVIRSLTLEEEPERKPQRRARPSLRRHDVPNPVRFKERSVPVKNDRPVINRPEAPVPVSKPIITDEPVFPVFTEALIGSNENLYTDPAAQEENEEEAEQKGRENEQEKEEEAGEWDEVSSQVSSASSEDYIVILPDCFDTSRPLGESMYSSAMSQAAVPLANGPEAPQNPSTAEGENEEPSPVAVLQNSLNRMLSTSQILDTPPLIPEMVPVPVALSPPPSLRTHRLKTFKESSRSVRSHDVESEPGDENTSCQPEDDSSGCRSAHLEAPVSAFETCGPQDPRARNGGLTEGLVKGALSVAASAYKALFTGQSTPAQRPEVDPACEDASLMAVLQEMGFSNQPLNQRLLRKHHYNLLDVVNELVQLTDSEWHISRH; encoded by the exons ATGAACCTCCCCGTCACTGTCAAAGTGAACTTTAGGGGCAACGTGAAGAAATTTCCAGTCTTGGACACGAACAAAGCACAGTGGGAGACTGTGGAGGCCTGG ATTAAAACTACTTTCGGCTTGAGCCATTTTCAAGTGAAATATTTTGACGAGGACAACGAAGAG gTGTGCATAAACAGTCAAG ATGAATATACAGAAGCTCTAAAG agTGCGTTTAAACAAGCCAACCAGCTCCACATGAATGTCTATAAGATGAAGGGTCAGGCAGAGGGTGGTGCAGTTAAGGCAGAGCTGAAGGAACTAAAGATAGACCCCAGACCAGCTCCGCCATATCGAGCTAGGGTCAAGATGGCAGACAAAGAGACCCAGGTGACCCCCGAGCGGGAATCG GCTGTGGCCAAAGAAAACAAAGGGATGAAAACTGAAGAAGAAGCAGTCCCCACTTGGTTTAAATCCTACATGGACAGG TTCAAAGACCAAGTGGTAAGGGAGGTGGTGGACAGGATGTGCAGTGAGTTTTCTGGCCAGTGTTGCACACACAGAGCCTCAGATCCTCCTGCAGAGGAACCAAGCACCTCTGGCACACAGAAACCAGTCAGCTCCACCACACTGAGGGCCTCTAGCTCAACTCCAAATTGCAGTAGTTGCAAAGGACCAGCCACTGGGGGAGGATATCAGTGCAG TGTTTGTCCATCTTGCATCTTATGCGAGCCATGCAGTCATAAACACGATCCCAGCCATAACCTAAAGAGAACAAGGACTCCTCTGTCTGTCCCTGAACGTGGAGTTACCCCTGAACCCAG GTTTCTGAGGCGGGGTGACAGGACGGTGAGAAAGGCGGAGAGGCAGCGTCTAAAAGCAGAGCGGAGGCAGCTGAAGGCTGAGGTGAAGGAGATCAAGAAGAAGCTGAGGCTGGAGAAGAGAGGTCTGCTGTGGAGTGGAGCCTCCAACGGGACCAGCACCTCAGGCCTTGCTCCCGCTCCCGCCCCGTCTCTAGGTGCAGGACCAGCCCCAGCTCCGGCCCTGTGCCCAGACCCTCAAACTTCCAGTCCAGA GGGTCCCAAGGTCTCCGGCTCCACCTTGGTGCCCACAATGACTGCCTTGTTTCTGGATGAGAATCTACCAGATGGCACTTGTCTGGAGCCAGGCACCAAGTTCATCAAGTACTGGAAGATGAGGAACACTGGCAACATCAGCTGGACTTCCGACACTAAG TTGAAGTTCATGTGGGGCAACCTGACCCTGGGATCACGAGAGCAAAAAGAGGTCGCAGTGCCCTTTCTGCAGCCGGGGCAGGTTGGCGTGGTGAGTGTGGCATTTGTGGCACCCCTGCTGGAGGGCACCTACACGTCTCACTGGCGCCTGGCACATTGTGGTGTGCAGTTTGGGCCCAGAGTGTGGTGTAGCATTGTGGTGGTGCCAAGCACAGGGCAGAAACCCAGCATCCACTGCAGCAAATCACTG AGGACTGATCTGTGTCTAATGGGGAAAGACGGCATGTTCTGGTCAGGCACCAGAGACTGTGAAGTGTCGGCCAGCTCCAGAAGAGAATACTGCATCCCCTCTGTTGACTTGCTGACAGCACAG GATCTGCTGTCCTTTGAGTTACTGGATATAAACATTGTGCAAGAATTGGAGAAAGTCCCAGCCAATGCCCCATCTG ATATGACCTCCTGTGTATCTCCAACTCTTCACCATGGAGCTTTGTTTGGGAAGCACGGAACAGGACAAAGCAAAGTCGAAGTTGGACGTTCATGCAGGAAGAAAATTCAAG TCCTGCAGCCTCAGAGACAAAACGAGCTTCTGGATGTTCCAGGCAATGAGGAAGGAGACGAAGACATCAGTGGCACTCAGTTTGTGTGTGAGACTGTGATTCGCTCTCTGACTCTTGAGGAGGAACCAGAACGCAAACCTCAACGCAGAGCACGGCCCAGCCTGAGGAGGCATGATG TTCCAAATCCTGTTCGCTTTAAGGAGAGATCAGTGCCGGTGAAGAATGACAGACCAGTCATAAACAGGCCTGAGGCTCCAGTTCCTGTGTCAAAGCCAATCATAACAGATGAACCTGTCTTTCCAG TTTTTACAGAGGCATTGATTGGCTCAAATGAAAACCTCTACACCGACCCAGCTGCACAGGAGGAGAATGAAGAGGAAGCGGAACAAAAGGGACGTGAAAATGAgcaagaaaaagaggaagaagcAGGAGAGTGGGATGAGGTGAGCAGCCAGGTGTCCTCTGCCTCATCTGAGGACTACATTGTCATCCTGCCTGACTGCTTCGATACTTCCAGGCCCCTGGGAGAATCGATGTATAGCTCTGCAATGTCCCAGGCTGCAGTACCTCTTGCCAATGGGCCAGAGGCACCGCAAAACCCAAGCACGGCTGAAGGAGAGAATGAAGAGCCAAGCCCTGTCGCAGTTCTTCAGAACAGCCTGAACCGGATGCTGTCCACCTCTCAGATACTGGACACTCCTCCTCTGATTCCAGAAATGGTTCCTGTGCCTGTCGCTCTGTCACCACCGCCGTCTCTCCGAACACACAGGTTAAAAACATTCAAAGAATCTTCAAG ATCAGTGAGATCTCATGATGTTGAGTCAGAACCAGGGGATGAGAACACCTCATGCCAACCCGAGGATGACTCAAGCG GTTGCAGATCAGCTCATTTAGAGGCCCCTGTTAGTGCCTTTGAGACCTGTGGCCCCCAGGATCCCCG